CGGCGGTATGCGGCTATGGTCGCCGGGGAGCGTCCTTCGGCCGATAGGCGGGCACAGAACGCCTCTATCGCGCCCGTCAGGTCGAGGTCAGCCGTTCGGTTGCTCATCGCTGGACTCCTTCACCCGGCTGTGGCCCATGGGTGTGCTCTTGGGCAGCGGCAGCTCCTCGATGCGCCCAGATTCCCTGGCCCAGACCATCATCATGCGGAACACCCGGACGGTCTTGGCGACGGTGCGTTCAGCCCGCTCCTTGCCGTCGGGGAGTTTGAGCAGCAGGTCGGACTTGTAGAACTTTCCGACCTGGGGAAGCCGGATCTCGGTGAGCTGGCGATCCGCCCCGAAGAAGGCCTCAACCACGTCGAGGTCCTTCCGGTAGGTGTAGAGGGTCCGCTCTTTCTTTCCGGATTCCCGCAGGTAGCCGATGAAAGCCTCGGCGGCTTGATGCACGGTGCATTCGGTCATGTCGATGTCTCCTTTGTCGGTGGCCCGGTGTGTTCAGGACAGGAACTCGTCCAGCTCCCGCAGCAGTTCCTCGACGTGACCGAGGGAGCCGACGCTCGCCCAGGTGATGTCCGGCTGCTTCGCGTCCGCTTCGAGCTTGCCGCGAATGCCCTCTATCAGCCGGGTGATGTTCTCCTGCTTTTCTCGGTACGCCTTGAGTGCCTGCTGGCGGTTTCTGTCGTAGGTCATGGCCTGCCTCCGGTTCCGTTTTCGTGGATGCGGGACCATCCCGCGTCACATCCAATGACGCTTCTATTTCGTTGGAAATCAAGTGTTTGCAGAAATCTTTCTGCATGTACCCCAAACCCATAACCCAAAGGAGATCAACATGTTGAAGAAGACCCTCGAATGGACCATCCCACTGGCCCTGGCCGGAATCATGACCGGCTGCGCCACCTACCGGCCACCGGCCCAGATCCAGTCGGCGGTGGCCACCGTCAACCGCCACACGCCCGAGTATGTGACCGAGGCCAACAAGGCGCTGCGCGAGGTTGGTCACCCGGACGCCGAGCGCCTGACCGGAGTCGGTCTGCGCCTGCAGACCGCCGTGGACGCCCTTGACCAGTGGGCCAACGGCTCGAACCAGGAGGCAGGCCAATGAAAGAGATCCTTCAGGAAAACAGCGATGCCGTTCGCCAGGCCGGTGAAGCCCTGATTGAAATCGGCACCGAACTGGCGGCGGGACGGATCGAGAACGCCCTCGGCCGTCTGGAAGCGGCCCAGCAGCAGTACCGGGCCTGGGCAGAGTTGGACCAGGCCATCATCGACATTCAGGAGGCTGTCCACGACCGGAAGAACACCCTGGCCGTGCAGCAGATCCTGACGGAACTGGTGGGCACCATCCTCGGCAGCGCCTTGAGGACGGGAATGCACTGATGGCGGTAACCGACAAGGAGCGCAAACTTGCGGCGACCCTGAGCGATCCCGTGTTGTGGGGGCAAGCCTACCTCTACAACCGGGATGGCTCAGGCCGCGACTACTGGCCGCATCAGGTGGAGGACCTGCGCTGCCCGGCCAAGAACATCATCCACCTCGACGGCCGGGACGTGGGCAAGTCCATCGTGCTCTCGACCGACGCGCTCCATTACGCCTTCACCACCCGAGGCGGCCAGGGCCTCATCGCGGCTCCGCACCAGGGGCACCTCGATACCATCATCGAAGAGATCGAGTTCCAGCTCGACACCAACCCGGATCTGATGAACAGCATTGCCCTGACCAAGTACGGCAAGCCCAAGATCCACCGCAAACCCTACTTCCGGCTGGAGTTCACCAACGGTTCGGTGCTCTATTTCCGCCCGGCCGGGGCCTATGGCGACGCCTTCCGGTCCTTGCACGTGGGCCGCGTCTGGGTCGATGAAGGAGCCTGGCTGACCGAACGGGCTTGGAAGGCGCTGCGCCAGTGCCTCAAGGCCGGGGGGACGCTACGCATCTACTCAACGCCCAACGGCCTGCGCGACACCACCTATTACCGGCTCACATCATCGGATCAGTTCCATGTGTTCCGCTGGCCGTCCTGGCTCAATCCCCTGTGGACCGAGGATCGCGAGGCCGAATTGCTGGAGTTCTACGGCGGCCGTGACAGCTCCGGTTGGCAGCACGAGGTGGCCGGTGAACACGGTAAGCCATCCTATGGGGCATTCAATGTCGAGCAGTTCAACCTCTGTCGGCAGGAACTGCTGGAGTACCAGAAGATCGTCATCACCGATTCTGAGATGCGCGACTGCGACACCGAGGAAGCGGCCCATGACCGGCTGGAGATGCTGCTTAACCTCACGCCCCGCAGCGGTCAGTTCTGGGTCGGCGGCGACCTGGGCTACACCAACGATCCCACCGAGATTGTCGTATTCCAGGAGTTGGAGATCGGCGAGCGGACGCTGCTGAAGATGATCCTGCGCGTTCATCTCGAACACGTTTCCTATCCGCACATCGCCCAGATCATCGCGCTGCTGGAGCGTTACTACACCCCGGCGGGCATCGGCGTGGACAACGGCGGCAACGGCCTGGCCGTGGTCCAGGAGCTGCTCACCCTGGACAAGTACAAGGGGCTGGAGCTGGAAGGCAGGCTCAAGGGATACGACTTCGGCGGCATGACCCGGCTGGCGGTCCGCGACGGCAAGGAAGTCAAGAAGCGGACCAAGGAACTGATGACCAGCCTCATCAACGGAGCCCTGCAGCGCAAGCAGCTCATTTTCCCCTCGGACGATCTGGAGGTGGAAGACCAGTTCACCACCCACACCTACACCCTGCGGGACGGCAAGATCATCTATTCCAAGGGCAACGACCACATCATCGACGCGGTGCGCTGCGCCATGCTGATCCGGGAGGAAGGCAACCTCGACCCGGTCGGTGAAGAGGTGGTCTCGCTCAAGCCGGTGCTCACCAATCCGGTCTTCATCTGACCGCATCCTCCGACGCTTTCCACCCCGCTCCGGTAAGTAACGGGCATCGAGCCGGATTCGGCCCACACGGGCCGGATGTGCGGCTGTCATGGCCGAAACTACCGAGAGGATCACGTGGAAAGCACCGCCCATCAGGACGAACAACCCGAAAGCCTGGACACCACCGGCTTTGTCATCGCGCCGCTGGCCGCTGCGGCCGCGCTCGACTCGGCAGCCTTCAGCAAGGTCAACGCCGCCGAGGCGATTCCTGCCACCTGGGAAGAACGCGCCCGCAAGGCATGGGAATACTATGTCGAGGAGCCGCTGGTGAAGAACTGCGTCAACTCCTGGCGCACCTTCGCCGTGGGCGACGAGATCAAGATCACCAGCGATGACGAGACCCTCAAGGAACAGGCCCTGGAGGCCGCCTGGCGGCTGAACGTCTCGCAGTTCATCAAGGACATGGTTCTTCAGCTCCTGGTGAAAGGCGACGCCATCGGCTTCAAACGCTTCACCAAGTCCGGTCAGGACATCGAGGAGCTGGTCTGCGTCAACCCGGTTTCGGTCAAGGTCAAATACGCCCAGGGCGAGCTGATCGAGGCCCGGCAATTTCCCGAGGACACACCGGGCGGCGGCGAATCCATTCCGCTGCCCGTCGAGCAGGTGGTCCACCTCAAATGGGACGCACCGGCCTTCTCGCCCCGGGGCAACTCCCTTGTGCTTCCCGCTTTTCAAGCCATCGAACTGCTGCGCGACTACCGCCGGGCCGAACAGGCCATCGCCAAGCGCTGGGCCACGCCGTTCCGCCTGCTCAAGGTGGGCGGCGCGTTCGGCCAGAAGATGGTGATGCCGGACCAGCGGATGCTCGAACAGGTCCGCGACATGGTCAACAAGATGGACATGAAAAGCGGCCTGGTGGTCCCGTTCTACGTCAATGTCGAAACCCACGGCACCGACGGACAGGTCCTCAACGTCGAGGACAAGGTCAAGGAGGTGAAAGAAGACATCGTGGTGGCCCTGGGGCTGTCACGCTCGCTGGTGACCGGCGATGGTCCGAATTTCGCCACTGCCTCAGTGAGCATGCAGAAGATGATGGTCATGATCCGCGAGATCAAACAGGCCGCTCGCAAGCTCCTCGACTGGGTGTTCGACGACTGGATGGAACTGAACGGCCACGGCGACAAGAGCATCCAGTTCATCTTCAACGACCTCGACCCCAGCGACGCGGTCGATTTCAAGAAGCTCCTCATCGAACTCTACGACCGCAAACTCATTAGCCGCTCCAGCCTCCAGCTCAAGATGGACCTGGACCCGGACATTGAGGCCGCCAACCGCGAGACCGAACGCAAACAGATCGACCTGATGGACGAGAAACAGGTGAAGCCGGTGGTGGACATGGTCGTCTCCGGCATCCTCAGCGTGCCTCGTGCTCGGAAGATGCTCGGGATTCCGGCCGAGGACGATGAACCCACGGCGGAGGCGGCATTAGTCTGGTCGGGCGACCTGGAGTCCACCGGCATTGCTGCCGTGTGCGACGAGTGCAGCCACTTCATTGCTGACACCAACCACTGCCGGGTCCACAACAGCGAGCGCACCTTCGACGCCCCGGCCTGTCGTTTCATCGACCGCCGGGAGCCCCGCTGATGCCGTCGGACCTCAAGCAGCGCATCCAAGCGGCCACCCTGAAGAGTCTGACGGCCCGCAACCGCTACAACGACCAGGTCACGGCCCAGCTTACCCAGGCGCTGAAACAGGCCGAAGACGAGGTCGCCCGCGCCATTCTCCAGTACCGCTCCCTCGGCTCCCTGCCGGACAACAAGCTCGCCGCCCTCAAGGGGCTGGAAAAGCTCCAGCTCGAACTCGACGACACCATGAAACGACTCAAGCGGGAGCAGACCCTGGTCTTTCGCAAGACGACCAAGGACTCCTTCAAGCACGGCATCCAGCAGGGAATCGGAGAGCTCGCCGACGCTGCGCTGCCGTTCTACGCCGACCTCAAACCCGAAGGCATCGACAAGTTGGCCACCAAGGTGTTCACCATCGTCGACACCAACGCCCTCGACTTCATGGCGCAGTACAACCTCACACTCGCCGGTGACGTCCACCGCGAACTCGCAGACGGCATCAAGCGCACCATCCTGAACGGCGTCGCCACGGGCAAGGGAGCCGACGACATCGTCCGGGACATGGGCAAGGTGATCATCGACAAGGACTCCTTTCGCCAGGCCGGAAGCCGGGTGTTCAGCAAGGCGCAGTACCGCATGGAGATGATCGCCCGCACCGAGGTCCTCCGCGCCCACAACATGGGAAGGCTCAAGTTCCACGAGCGGGTCGGCATCCAGAAGCTGGAATGGCTGGCCATGGAGGATGAACGGATGTGCCCGGTCTGCGGTGGCCTGGACGGCAAGACCTTTCTAATCGACAAGTTCCCCCAGCAACCCGCGCATCCGCACTGCCGCTGCACCAACATCGTGGCGTGGCCGATGACCGTCTGCGGCAGCGAGATGGCCGCCAAGGCCGCCGCACAGGCATCGCAGGGGGACGCCTGCATTCTCCCGCCCCACGTGCTGGAAGGCATGGCCGACGCCCAGGCCAAGGAGAACGCCAAGCTCAAAAGCGCCTTTGAAAACGGCGACATTGCCGACCTCGGCTCGCTGACGGTTAAACAGCTCCAGACCCTGGCGAAACAGAACGGCGTGGCCATTGCCCGGACCAAGGCCGATTTCATCAAGCTGCTCGACCTGGCCGAACCCGGGATCGATCACGGTGACCTGGCCGGAGCGGCGCTCAGCGCCAAGCTCAAGGAACACAAGATCGGCCTGCTGCGGACCAAGGAAGAACTGGTCGAGCTGCTCGGACTGAAACAGGCGGAACTCAAACAGGCCAAGCTGCTCGCAGCCCAGATGGCGAAGATCCCTCCCGCCGAGGGGCTGGATGGCATGACCGCCCAGCAGCTCAAGGAGATGGCGAAGGAGAACGGCATCTCCCTCAACATGACCAAGCAGGAGACCATCGAGCTGCTGGACAAGCTGGAGCCCGGCGTGGATCACAGCGGCCTGATGGGCAAGGAACTCGCGGCGGCCAAACAGAAGCACGGCATCGGCATCCTCAAGAACAAGCAGCAGCTCGTCGAGGCGCTGCAGAAGAAGGCTGGTGCCGACATGGCCGAGTCGGTCAAGAAAAAGGCGGTCGACGAGGCCAAGCAGAAGCTGATCCTGAAACAGAAAACGGCCCTCGAGGACGCCGCCAAGGCCGTCGTCGTTCCCGACACGCCGAGCGGCTACAAGGATTTCCTCGACGCGATTGCCAAGGCGGAACAGGCGGTTTCTGGCGGCACCGATTTGCCCCAGGAACTGCTTGCGGCTCACAGCAAGGAAATCGCCCTCAAGAAACAGCTCTTCCAAGATCAGGTCGGCAAACTGAAATCGGCGGAGCTCAAGACGCTCGCCAAGGAGACCAAGGTCCAGTATTGGCAGTGGGCCAACAAAGACGAACTGACCACGCTCTTCACCGAGACCGACCCGGCGAAAATCAAAGCGGTTCAGGCCAGCATCGACACCAAGCACGCCGCCTGGGCCGAAAAGCATGGCGGCAAAAAGAAAACCGCACCGGCCAAGCCCGCCACACCGAAGAAAGAGCCACCGAAACCGGCTCCGCAGCCGATGCCGGTCAAGCCGCCCGAGCCCAAGATCGGCAAGAAAGGCGCAGAGTTCGCCACCGTCGATACCGCGTGGCAGCAGAAGGGTCTGCCTTCGAAGTTCAAGAAAACCGGCAAGGCCGCTGTCGGCGGCGCACATGAAAAGGAGTTCTGGACCGATGAAAACGGCGACAAATGGCTGTTCAAGCCTCATGGCCGCAAGGACGATGAGTTCATCGCCTTCGGAGAGGAAGCCGCTTACAAGATCGGCCGCTTGATCGACCCCCATTCCATCGAGGTGCGCACCATCCAATTGAACGGCCGCACCGGCTCCATCCAGAAATGGCGCACCGATCTGCGGGAAGACTTCGATTTTCGCAACATCCTGCCCCAGGATCTGACCACCATCGAACTGGAGCAGATCCAGCGCGAGCATGTGGTCGACTGGCTGATCGCCAATCACGACGGACATTCCAAGCAGTTCATTCGTGCCCGGGACGGTCGCGTCTACGGCATCGACAAAGGCCAGGCCTTCAAGTTTCTGGGCCAGGACAAGCTCTCGCTCGACTATCACCCCAACGGCGTCTGCGGCGAGGAAGAGCCGTTTTACAACAAGGTCTTCCGGGCGGCCAAGGAAGGGAAGGTACGGGTCGATCCGAACGCGACCCTTCGCTACATCCAGGAGGTCGAAAAGATCGCCGACGAGGATTACCTCGATCTGTTGCGACCCTACGCCGAGGGACGGTTCGCCAAGAACCCGGCCGGGCTGCGGCATTTCTACGATCAGGCCCTGGAGCGGAAACACAATCTCCGGCGGGACTTCGAGGGTTATTACGCCGATGTGCTGGGGGATCGGGGGTTCCGTTTCGACAAGCTGAGTACCGCCACCGGCAAGAAAAAGCTGCTCTCCTCAACAGAGGAAGCCCTGGTCGAGGAGGCCCGCAAGCTCGGCTGGCAGGGCAAGACGCTGCCCTTCGACAGCGGCGACGTGGAAGACCAGAACGCGCTGATCTTCACCGAGAGCTTCAAGGGGAAGAAGCGCACCGTGGTCAAGATGAAGATCCGGCCGGATACCGACCGCCGCATCGACGAGGTGCTGCGCAGGTATGTGCAGACGGCGGCCGGTGAAAAGGGACAGCCGCTGGTCGAAGACAGCTTCTTTCCGACGATTCTGGACGCCGTCAAAAACGTCAACTTCCACGTGGGCGACGGCAAGTACAACCGGACCAAGATCGACAAGGCCCTGCGCCTGCGCAAGAAACTGGAGACCCTGCAGAAGAGCGCCGACCCCAAGGTCAAGGAGATGGCGGACCACTATCTGAAATGGGTGAAGGAGATTGAGGAGTCCGTCGATTGGGACCGGGCCACCAATGGCGTTTTCGAACAGTATCTGCCCAAGATCGACGCGCAGAAACCCAAGGAGAAACCGCCGTTTAAGGTGGAGCGCGGCAAGGTGACCCACACCAAGCGCAGGATCGGTTCCGGCACCATCACTGTAGAGGCCGACGACATCGACAATCGGGCGCTGTTCAATCACAACTCCCGCATGCAGGACGGACACCAGTACACCGTCACCTTCGAGGACGGCACCCGGGTCCGCTATCGCCCCTGGTCGGACACCAACCTCTATGCCCAGCGCGGCGAGCTGGAAATGATCCTGGAAGGCGACGCCACCCCCGGACGGGTCGAGGCGATGCTGGAAAAGCTCGAACAGCTCGGCATCGATACCCGGGTGGCCACGGCGGAAAACGCCGAGCAGATGTATCTCGAAAAGCTCGCCTACATCCGCAAGACCGACAAGAGCGCCGACTTCAAACGGCTGCAGAAATCCCTCGACGACCGCAACGCCACCACCACCGAGCGGGTTCAGGCTCTGCGCGGCTATTGGCAAAAGGAACTGGGTGTCCAGGACATCACCCAGCTTTCCGGGTACAACCCGCTGGGCGAATACCAGGCGGGCTTTCTGGACCGCGACGCCAAGGGCGGATACCGGCACCAGTTCCGGTTCGACATCACCGAGGAGGACCTTGAAAAACAGATGAAGGGCTACTCGCTGGTCCACGATCTGACCAACGGCGAGAGCATGTCCGGCTTTATCGACTCGATCATGGAAAACAACGGAGCCATGGTCAGCACGGTCGAGAAGATGCGCATGGGCGTGGCTCCGGGCGGAATGTCCCCGGTGGCCGACATGCAGACCGGTGGTGCGAGCTATTTCTTCACCCGAATCAAGAAGCAACCGGCCAGCGACGCCTCACCGGCCCTCTACTTCAAGAAACAGATGCTGCGGCGCATGGACGCCATCAGCTATGACCATGACGCCTACGGCAAGGTGATCGACGACTACGTGCAGCGCAACCGGGGAGCCAGCATCGATGATTGGAAGCGGTTCTCGCAACGCCATGGCAACGAAACCATCTTCAAATACTCGGTGACGCTGCTGGACAACATCGAGTTCATCGTGGCCAGAAGCGACAACGAACGCCGGGAGATCATCCAGAGTTTCACCCGGCGTGGCATCAAGAAACTGCCCGACGGGCGCAAGGTGGAGGACATCGTCCATACCTCGCAAAGCTGGAGCAAACGCAAACAATGACCATGAAGGACTTTATCGAACAGGAGAAACGGCGGCTGCAGGAATCGCTGCACTGGTTCAACAGCCGGGGCAGCCGCATGGCGGTCAGAGAATCCGGGGATCTCTTTCTGGACACCCTGGTGGACAGCTTCACCGTCACCCGGATCGCCCCCCATTTCGACGCCGCTGGAAACCATCTGCGCACCGATTTCTGGCTGTTGTGGAAGGCGCTCGGTTACGACGAGGGCTTCCAGCACGCCCACACCATCAAGGTGGTGGATGTCCGGGTCGAAGATACCCTGACGGACGAACATGACGACACGGAGGTCGAAGGCTGGCTGATTGTCGATATGACCGACGACCTGGGCCGCATTCACCATGTCGAAATGATCGAGCCGGTCTCGGAGCCCGAACTCGCGGCGGACTGGCAATGCTGGATCGCCTACCGCCAGAAAAACGCCGAAAGATTCCACCGGCTCGACGCCCAGCTTCTGACCGAGCATCTCCGGATCGCGGAGGACTGGTCATGAAACTGCGCTATATGATCGACTCAATAATGGCCGACCGGCAAGCCACCGTGCCGGAATACGTGCCCGTGGGCGTCTGGGTTCAGGGACCGGGTCCCGGTCTGGATGTGGAGATGTACTACCTCGACCGGGGACCGAACGGGCTTGCCGACCGCAAGGATGAGGCTGCCTGGGTGGTCAACCGTCTGGTCGAGGCCGGGGCCACCTCGCTTCCGGCGGATTTTCTCGAATACCACCGGCTGTCCCGCTCTCCCTACGACGGGGTCTTTTCCGAGATCACCGAGACCGACGAATACCCCTCCATCGACGCCTGCGGCAAGGTCGTTCTGGCCCGGCTGAATCCCGCCCGCTGAAATTCGCCGTCACCCTCCGACACATCGCCGACGCTTCCGGTAAGTAACCGCTGAACGCTCCCCGCAGGTCGCGGAGAGCACAGCAAACTGACCGGAGACGTTGATGGAACTGTTCGCCACAGACCTGGAAAGGCTGGCGTTTCTACTGGAGGCCGATGCGGCGCTGACTCTCGATCCCGACACGCTCGGGTCAGAGGCTGCCGAACAGTCCGCTCCTGAAGAGCTCCCTCCCGAGAAGCGCCCCAAGTACATCACCAACTACATCGGCAGTAAGCAGAAGCTCGTCGACTGGATCTGGAAGCATACCCCGGAGGGCACTGGCACGGTGCTGGATGCCTTTTCGGGGTCTGCGGTCGTGGCCTACATGTACAAGACCAAGGGCCTCCAGGTCATCGCCAACGACCGGCTCCGCTACTGCCACCATGCCGCCAAGGCGATCATCGAGAACAACTCGGTTCGCCTGAGCGAGGACGAGATCGAGGCACTCCTGGCCGACAACGCCAAGGCGGGCAGCTTCGTTCAGGACAACTTCAAGGGCATTTT
The Pelobacter seleniigenes DSM 18267 DNA segment above includes these coding regions:
- a CDS encoding terminase large subunit domain-containing protein is translated as MAVTDKERKLAATLSDPVLWGQAYLYNRDGSGRDYWPHQVEDLRCPAKNIIHLDGRDVGKSIVLSTDALHYAFTTRGGQGLIAAPHQGHLDTIIEEIEFQLDTNPDLMNSIALTKYGKPKIHRKPYFRLEFTNGSVLYFRPAGAYGDAFRSLHVGRVWVDEGAWLTERAWKALRQCLKAGGTLRIYSTPNGLRDTTYYRLTSSDQFHVFRWPSWLNPLWTEDREAELLEFYGGRDSSGWQHEVAGEHGKPSYGAFNVEQFNLCRQELLEYQKIVITDSEMRDCDTEEAAHDRLEMLLNLTPRSGQFWVGGDLGYTNDPTEIVVFQELEIGERTLLKMILRVHLEHVSYPHIAQIIALLERYYTPAGIGVDNGGNGLAVVQELLTLDKYKGLELEGRLKGYDFGGMTRLAVRDGKEVKKRTKELMTSLINGALQRKQLIFPSDDLEVEDQFTTHTYTLRDGKIIYSKGNDHIIDAVRCAMLIREEGNLDPVGEEVVSLKPVLTNPVFI
- a CDS encoding phage portal protein family protein, producing MESTAHQDEQPESLDTTGFVIAPLAAAAALDSAAFSKVNAAEAIPATWEERARKAWEYYVEEPLVKNCVNSWRTFAVGDEIKITSDDETLKEQALEAAWRLNVSQFIKDMVLQLLVKGDAIGFKRFTKSGQDIEELVCVNPVSVKVKYAQGELIEARQFPEDTPGGGESIPLPVEQVVHLKWDAPAFSPRGNSLVLPAFQAIELLRDYRRAEQAIAKRWATPFRLLKVGGAFGQKMVMPDQRMLEQVRDMVNKMDMKSGLVVPFYVNVETHGTDGQVLNVEDKVKEVKEDIVVALGLSRSLVTGDGPNFATASVSMQKMMVMIREIKQAARKLLDWVFDDWMELNGHGDKSIQFIFNDLDPSDAVDFKKLLIELYDRKLISRSSLQLKMDLDPDIEAANRETERKQIDLMDEKQVKPVVDMVVSGILSVPRARKMLGIPAEDDEPTAEAALVWSGDLESTGIAAVCDECSHFIADTNHCRVHNSERTFDAPACRFIDRREPR
- a CDS encoding minor capsid protein, which translates into the protein MPSDLKQRIQAATLKSLTARNRYNDQVTAQLTQALKQAEDEVARAILQYRSLGSLPDNKLAALKGLEKLQLELDDTMKRLKREQTLVFRKTTKDSFKHGIQQGIGELADAALPFYADLKPEGIDKLATKVFTIVDTNALDFMAQYNLTLAGDVHRELADGIKRTILNGVATGKGADDIVRDMGKVIIDKDSFRQAGSRVFSKAQYRMEMIARTEVLRAHNMGRLKFHERVGIQKLEWLAMEDERMCPVCGGLDGKTFLIDKFPQQPAHPHCRCTNIVAWPMTVCGSEMAAKAAAQASQGDACILPPHVLEGMADAQAKENAKLKSAFENGDIADLGSLTVKQLQTLAKQNGVAIARTKADFIKLLDLAEPGIDHGDLAGAALSAKLKEHKIGLLRTKEELVELLGLKQAELKQAKLLAAQMAKIPPAEGLDGMTAQQLKEMAKENGISLNMTKQETIELLDKLEPGVDHSGLMGKELAAAKQKHGIGILKNKQQLVEALQKKAGADMAESVKKKAVDEAKQKLILKQKTALEDAAKAVVVPDTPSGYKDFLDAIAKAEQAVSGGTDLPQELLAAHSKEIALKKQLFQDQVGKLKSAELKTLAKETKVQYWQWANKDELTTLFTETDPAKIKAVQASIDTKHAAWAEKHGGKKKTAPAKPATPKKEPPKPAPQPMPVKPPEPKIGKKGAEFATVDTAWQQKGLPSKFKKTGKAAVGGAHEKEFWTDENGDKWLFKPHGRKDDEFIAFGEEAAYKIGRLIDPHSIEVRTIQLNGRTGSIQKWRTDLREDFDFRNILPQDLTTIELEQIQREHVVDWLIANHDGHSKQFIRARDGRVYGIDKGQAFKFLGQDKLSLDYHPNGVCGEEEPFYNKVFRAAKEGKVRVDPNATLRYIQEVEKIADEDYLDLLRPYAEGRFAKNPAGLRHFYDQALERKHNLRRDFEGYYADVLGDRGFRFDKLSTATGKKKLLSSTEEALVEEARKLGWQGKTLPFDSGDVEDQNALIFTESFKGKKRTVVKMKIRPDTDRRIDEVLRRYVQTAAGEKGQPLVEDSFFPTILDAVKNVNFHVGDGKYNRTKIDKALRLRKKLETLQKSADPKVKEMADHYLKWVKEIEESVDWDRATNGVFEQYLPKIDAQKPKEKPPFKVERGKVTHTKRRIGSGTITVEADDIDNRALFNHNSRMQDGHQYTVTFEDGTRVRYRPWSDTNLYAQRGELEMILEGDATPGRVEAMLEKLEQLGIDTRVATAENAEQMYLEKLAYIRKTDKSADFKRLQKSLDDRNATTTERVQALRGYWQKELGVQDITQLSGYNPLGEYQAGFLDRDAKGGYRHQFRFDITEEDLEKQMKGYSLVHDLTNGESMSGFIDSIMENNGAMVSTVEKMRMGVAPGGMSPVADMQTGGASYFFTRIKKQPASDASPALYFKKQMLRRMDAISYDHDAYGKVIDDYVQRNRGASIDDWKRFSQRHGNETIFKYSVTLLDNIEFIVARSDNERREIIQSFTRRGIKKLPDGRKVEDIVHTSQSWSKRKQ